The Daucus carota subsp. sativus chromosome 2, DH1 v3.0, whole genome shotgun sequence genome includes a window with the following:
- the LOC108208422 gene encoding uncharacterized protein LOC108208422 isoform X1 encodes MKLLNFSMLCIVFRNGIYYVSSDKCQCVQKHQEYALRGYTLLLILLFDKVPQLLVRNRHIYSSYRRLEYSVLCDTFAYPVTGKTRKPGRWRGTSNGKTRKPGRWRGTSNGKTRKPGRWRGTSNG; translated from the exons ATGAAACTCCTTAACTTTTCGATGTTATGCATAGTTTTCAGAAATGGGATCTATTATGTGTCGTCAGACAAGTGCCAATGCGTTCAAAAACATCAGGAGTACGCCCTGAGGGGCTACACTCTTTTACTGATTCTATTATTTGACAAGGTCCCTCAGTTACTAGTTAGGAATAGGCACATTTATTCGTCTTACCGGAGGCTTGAATATTCTGTTCTCTGTGACACCTTCGCTTATCCA GTTACAGGGAAAACCCGAAAGCCTGGACGCTGGAGAGGGACATCAAATG GGAAAACCAGAAAGCCTGGACGCTGGAGAGGGACATCAAATG GTAAAACCAGAAAGCCTGGACGCTGGAGAGGGACATCGAATGGTTAG
- the LOC108208422 gene encoding uncharacterized protein LOC108208422 isoform X2 translates to MWWRLTWPSTSPRCEDCLIGQVYIPTTSHKVTGKTRKPGRWRGTSNGKTRKPGRWRGTSNGKTRKPGRWRGTSNG, encoded by the exons ATGTGGTGGCGCTTAACATGGCCTAGTACCAGCCCTCGGTGCGAAGATTGCCTCATTGGACAAGTTTATATCCCAACCACCTCGCATAAG GTTACAGGGAAAACCCGAAAGCCTGGACGCTGGAGAGGGACATCAAATG GGAAAACCAGAAAGCCTGGACGCTGGAGAGGGACATCAAATG GTAAAACCAGAAAGCCTGGACGCTGGAGAGGGACATCGAATGGTTAG